The Streptomyces sp. NBC_00224 genome contains the following window.
GGCTTGGGGGCCTTGCCCGCGCCGGAGGTGCCGGAGGCCGCGACGATCACGGCCTCGGGCTCGGCGATGCCACTCTCGTACGCGGGGAAGAGCGCCAGCGAGACGGCGGTGGGGTAGCAACCGGGGACCGCGATGCGCTTGGACCCCTCCAGCGCGGCGCGGCCGCCCGGCAGTTCGGGCAGCCCGTAGGGCCAGGTCCCGGCGTGCGGCGAGCCGTAGAACCTCTCCCAGTCGGCGGCGTCCTTCAGCCGGAAGTCGGCGCCCATGTCCACGACCAGCACCTCGTCGCCGAGCTGCTCGGCGACGGCGGCGGACTGCCCGTGCGGCAGCGCCAGGAACACGACGTCGTGGTCGCGGGCGAGCACCTCGACGGTGGTCGGCTCCAGCACGCGTCCGGCCAGCGGCAGCAGGTGCGGCTGCAGCGCGCCGAGCCGCTGCCCGGCGTTGGTGTTCCCGGTCAGGGCGCCGATCTCGACACCGGGGTGCGCGATGAGCAGCCGCAGCAGCTCCCCGCCCGCATACCCACTCGCCCCGGCCACTGCCGCTCGTACCGCCATCGAAGCCTCCTCGTCGATGGCATGACTATACGCAGCTATGCAGTTTTATGCAAAGGTCGCCGACGCCGCCGCTTCAGTACCCGGTGGGCCGCACCAGCCCCGACTCGTACGCGAAGACCGCCGCCTGGGTGCGGTCGCGGAGGGCGAGTTTGACCAGGATGCGGCTGACGTGGGTTTTCACGGTCTGCTCGGCCACCGTCAGGGCTGTGGCGATCTCCGCGTTGGAGAGGCCCTGGGCGATCAGGGACAGGACCTCCGTCTCGCGTTCGGTCAGGGTGGCCACGCGGTCCTTGAGCGGGGCGCGGGGGGCGCCAATGGTGCGGGAGAACTCGGCTATCAGGCGCTTGGTCACACCAGGCGCCAGCAGGGCGTCGCCGGCCGCCACCACCCTTACCGCGTGGGCCAGTTCGGCGGCGGAGGCGTCCTTCAGGAGGAAGCCGGAGGCGCCCGCGCGAAGGGCCTCGTAGACGTACTCGTCCAGGTCGAAGGTGGTCAGGATGAGGACCTTGACCGTGGCGTCGGCGGGGGCGGTGACGCGGCGGGTGGCCTCGATTCCGCCGAGCTCGGGCATGCGGACGTCCATCAGGACGACGTCGGGGGCCAGTTCGGCGACCTTGGCCACGGCGTCGAGGCCGTCGACCGCCTGGCCGACCACCTCGATGCCGGGTTCCGCGTTGAGCAGCACCGTCAGGCCCTGCCGGACCATCATCTGGTCGTCGGCGATCAGGACGCGGATGGCGGGCGTCGTCATGGGGTTTCCTCGGTGGGGTTCGTGGAGGTGGTGGCGCGGGCCGTGGGCAGGAGGGCCGTGATCTCGTAACCGCCCTCCGGAGTGGGCCCGGTGGCCAGTTCGCCCCCCAGCATCGCAGCCCGCTCCCGCATCCCCAGCAGGCCGTGTCCGGTGCCCGGCGAGGGCGGGGCGGTCCCGGTGGGCGGGGAGTTGGTGACGCGGACGGTGACCGAGGACGGGTGGTAGCCGATCGCCACGTGCACGCTCGCCCCGGGCGCGTGCCGCATCGCGTTGCTCAGCGCCTCCTGGACGATGCGGAACGCCGAGAGCCCGACGCCCGGAGACAGCGGGCGCGGGGTGCCCGTGGTCTCGGTGGCCACCTCAAGACCGGCGGCCCGCACATTGGCGACCAGTTCGCCGAGCCGGTCGAGGGTGGGCTGCGGAGCGTGCCGTACGCCCTCCGCTTCCGGGGCCTCCGAGCGCAGCACGCCGAGGACCCGGCGCAGTTCGGTGAGCGCCTGGACGGCGTTCTCCCGGATGCCCGCCAGGTTCTCCGTGAGTTCCGCGGGCGGGTCGGCCACGAGGTGCGGGGCGACCTGGGCCTGGATGGAGATCACCGACATGTGGTGGGCGACCACGTCGTGCAGCTCGCGGGCGATGCGGCCGCGCTCCTCCAGGAGGGTGCGCCGGGCCCGCTCGTCGGCGGTGAGCACCTCCTGCTCGACCAGCCGGGAGCGGGCCACCCGGCTGATGCGCAGCGACGCTCCGACCACCACGGCGGTCCCGAAGGCGATGGCGGCCCGGGTGACGTCCTGGTTGTGGCTCCGGCCCGAGAGGGCCAGGTCGAGCAGCCCCGACCCGACGGTGACCGCCAGCGCAGCGGCGGCTACCCGGGGGCGGACCCGCAGCGACAGCAGGAGCAGCACCACGGTGTGCAGCGCGATCCCGGCGACACTCCACGGCCACACCCGGCCCTCGGGGACGGTGGCTCCCACGGACTCCGCCGATACGAAGAGCGCGGCCGTGGAGAGCCACCAGGCGGCCACCGGGCGCGAGAGCGCCATGACGACGGCTCCGGCCTGGGCCACGGAGCACACCGCGACGGCGGCCTTGGCCGACCCCGTCGCGTAGGTCCACTCCACCCCGTTGACCATCCCGACGCCCAGCGCGAACAGCACCACATGGACGTGCGGCAGCCAGCCCAGCACCCCCTGGCGCGGCAGCGGGTCGCGCGCCACCGTCCACAGCTCCCCGCGCATCCCGCGCGCCCCCGCCCGTACGGCCGCCACCAGCCGTTTCGTGTCCACCCGTGTCA
Protein-coding sequences here:
- a CDS encoding response regulator; amino-acid sequence: MTTPAIRVLIADDQMMVRQGLTVLLNAEPGIEVVGQAVDGLDAVAKVAELAPDVVLMDVRMPELGGIEATRRVTAPADATVKVLILTTFDLDEYVYEALRAGASGFLLKDASAAELAHAVRVVAAGDALLAPGVTKRLIAEFSRTIGAPRAPLKDRVATLTERETEVLSLIAQGLSNAEIATALTVAEQTVKTHVSRILVKLALRDRTQAAVFAYESGLVRPTGY
- the argC gene encoding N-acetyl-gamma-glutamyl-phosphate reductase, which produces MAVRAAVAGASGYAGGELLRLLIAHPGVEIGALTGNTNAGQRLGALQPHLLPLAGRVLEPTTVEVLARDHDVVFLALPHGQSAAVAEQLGDEVLVVDMGADFRLKDAADWERFYGSPHAGTWPYGLPELPGGRAALEGSKRIAVPGCYPTAVSLALFPAYESGIAEPEAVIVAASGTSGAGKAPKPHLLGSEVMGSMSPYGVGGGHRHTPEMIQNLSAAAGERVTVSFTPTLAPMARGILATCSAKAKPGVSAEAVRAAYQKAFADEPFVHLLPEGQWPATASVYGSNAVQIQVAYDESAHRIVVVAALDNLTKGTAGAAVQSMNIALGLDETTGLTTIGVAP
- a CDS encoding sensor histidine kinase, whose amino-acid sequence is MPRVSDVIKGGAVVTRVDTKRLVAAVRAGARGMRGELWTVARDPLPRQGVLGWLPHVHVVLFALGVGMVNGVEWTYATGSAKAAVAVCSVAQAGAVVMALSRPVAAWWLSTAALFVSAESVGATVPEGRVWPWSVAGIALHTVVLLLLSLRVRPRVAAAALAVTVGSGLLDLALSGRSHNQDVTRAAIAFGTAVVVGASLRISRVARSRLVEQEVLTADERARRTLLEERGRIARELHDVVAHHMSVISIQAQVAPHLVADPPAELTENLAGIRENAVQALTELRRVLGVLRSEAPEAEGVRHAPQPTLDRLGELVANVRAAGLEVATETTGTPRPLSPGVGLSAFRIVQEALSNAMRHAPGASVHVAIGYHPSSVTVRVTNSPPTGTAPPSPGTGHGLLGMRERAAMLGGELATGPTPEGGYEITALLPTARATTSTNPTEETP